From Pseudomonas sp. AN-1:
GAGGCAGCAGCCAGCGAGGCCGCGAGTCTGGGGGCGCAAGTCGCTGCGCTGAATTCGGGCGTCAATGCGCGGGACGCACTGGTTGCGCCGGTTTCCGGGGTGATTGCCTCGACCAATGCCGTCTCCGGCCAGGTGGTCGATGCCCGCGAACTGGTGTTCGAGGTGGTCGATCCCTCCCGTCTGCGCATCGAAGCGCTGGCCTACGACCTGAACCAGGCCGCCGATGTGGCGGGAGCCACTCTGGCGGTGGGTAGCGAACGTGTGCCGCTGACCTTCATCGGCGCGGCCCGCAGCCTGCGTGAACAGGCCCTGCCGATGCTGTTCCAGGGCGAGGGCAGCGCCTTGTCCCGCCTGGCCGTGGGACAGCCGGTGAAAGTCTTCGTGCAGACCGCCAGTCGTACCCGGGGCATCCGGGTGCCGGCGGCGTCGCTGATGAAGAATGCCGCCAACCAGAATGTCGTCTGGGTCAAGACCGCGCCGGAGCACTTCGTGCCGCACCCGGTCACCTTTGCCGCGCTGGACGGGGTATCCGTGCTGGTGACCAGTGGGCTTGCCTCTGGGGATCGTGTCGTGACGCAGGCTGCCAGCCTGATCAACCAGATTCGTTGAAGGGAGCCTGACCCATGTTCAAGTGGCTCCTCGACAACAGCCTCGGCAATCGTCTGCTGGTGATCATCGCCAGCCTGGTGCTGATGGCCTACGGCGCATTCACCCTGTCACGCATGCCGGTGGATGTCTTTCCCGATCTGAACAAGCCCACGGTCACCATCATGACCGAGGCTGGCGGCATGGCCGCCGAAGAGGTCGAGCAACTGATCACCTTCCCGCTGGAGACCACGATGAACGGTCTGCCCGGCGTGGAGAGCGTGCGCTCGGTCTCCAGCAGCGGGCTGTCGTTCATTTACGTCACCTTCGACTGGAGCACGGAGATTTTTCGGGC
This genomic window contains:
- a CDS encoding efflux RND transporter periplasmic adaptor subunit; this translates as MKANFLISAVCLALLSLTSPAWAGEGHDHGEEAPASNSNGPQRLPDGSVFLPKPAQRQIGVRTLPLETAELPRSLELAGKVVMDPNAGGKVQAVLAGRLEAGPRGFPSVGQAVKKGEVLAYVVATGDVLERANQAAQLAQLRAAKGLADQRLARLRELADTVPRKDIEAAASEAASLGAQVAALNSGVNARDALVAPVSGVIASTNAVSGQVVDARELVFEVVDPSRLRIEALAYDLNQAADVAGATLAVGSERVPLTFIGAARSLREQALPMLFQGEGSALSRLAVGQPVKVFVQTASRTRGIRVPAASLMKNAANQNVVWVKTAPEHFVPHPVTFAALDGVSVLVTSGLASGDRVVTQAASLINQIR